Proteins from a genomic interval of Micromonospora sp. NBC_00389:
- a CDS encoding FAD-binding oxidoreductase: MAAAASSLGRSGALEITRRLTAICGPPFARLAGPADEVAGRPARWVAVPGGPHAAAEVLRLAAAHDLAVVPRGAGTKIDWGATPVQVDIMLDTGRLAGIGHEPVGAPVAEVGAGTPLRAVQATLERTGQRLAMDAPSPGATLGGVLAAGEAGPLRHRHGSPCDQLLGVRYLGADGELVSAGGGAPGLDLARLLCGSQGALGVLVSASMRVQSVPASRLWVSRPVWTPLEVHDLVRAILAARLEPAAIELDLPAGAPRPRSPYPSGHPAATARERHPSMSGRASAPSRAGSLVVLLEGGPADVTERAERLVGMLHGEATVTHSAPPWWRRYPFAPGDTALRLEVPISDLHAAVYALRDAAGTPVPVRGSAGLGVVHAALPGALPPDRVASILAAVRGVLLARQGRCVVVSAPAPVRQAVDLWGELAGLARLRSAKEHLDPEHRLAPGRLPGGL; the protein is encoded by the coding sequence ATGGCGGCAGCAGCGAGTTCCCTCGGCCGGTCCGGAGCCCTCGAGATCACCCGGCGGTTGACGGCGATCTGCGGTCCGCCGTTCGCCCGGCTCGCCGGGCCGGCCGACGAGGTGGCCGGGCGGCCGGCCCGCTGGGTGGCGGTGCCGGGTGGTCCGCACGCCGCGGCCGAGGTGCTGCGGCTGGCCGCCGCGCACGACCTGGCGGTGGTCCCGCGCGGTGCCGGCACGAAGATCGACTGGGGTGCCACCCCCGTGCAGGTCGACATCATGCTCGATACCGGTCGGCTGGCCGGCATCGGTCACGAGCCGGTCGGCGCGCCGGTGGCCGAGGTGGGCGCCGGCACCCCGCTGCGAGCGGTGCAGGCCACGCTGGAGCGCACCGGGCAGCGGCTGGCCATGGACGCCCCGTCGCCGGGCGCGACCCTGGGCGGGGTGCTCGCCGCCGGTGAGGCGGGCCCTCTGCGGCACCGCCACGGCAGCCCGTGCGACCAGCTCCTCGGCGTCCGCTACCTGGGCGCCGACGGCGAGCTGGTCAGCGCCGGCGGCGGCGCGCCCGGGCTCGACCTGGCGCGGCTGCTCTGCGGCTCGCAGGGCGCGCTCGGTGTGCTGGTCTCGGCGAGCATGCGGGTGCAGTCGGTGCCGGCCAGTCGGCTCTGGGTGTCCCGGCCGGTGTGGACGCCGCTGGAGGTGCACGACCTGGTCCGGGCGATCCTCGCTGCCCGGCTGGAGCCGGCGGCCATCGAGCTCGATCTGCCGGCCGGAGCGCCCCGGCCCCGCTCGCCGTACCCGTCCGGCCACCCGGCCGCCACCGCCCGGGAGCGCCACCCCTCGATGTCCGGGCGGGCCAGCGCCCCGTCCCGGGCGGGCAGCCTGGTGGTGCTGCTGGAGGGCGGTCCGGCCGACGTCACGGAGCGGGCCGAGCGCCTGGTCGGCATGCTGCACGGGGAGGCCACCGTCACGCACTCCGCGCCGCCGTGGTGGCGCCGCTACCCGTTCGCACCCGGCGACACGGCGCTACGCCTGGAGGTGCCGATCAGCGACCTGCACGCCGCTGTCTACGCGCTGCGCGACGCGGCCGGCACCCCGGTGCCGGTGCGGGGTTCCGCCGGGCTGGGCGTGGTGCACGCGGCGCTGCCCGGCGCACTGCCCCCCGACCGGGTGGCATCCATCCTGGCCGCCGTCCGGGGGGTCCTGCTGGCCCGGCAGGGCCGCTGCGTGGTGGTCTCCGCCCCCGCGCCGGTGCGGCAGGCCGTTGACCTCTGGGGTGAGCTGGCCGGCCTGGCCCGGCTGCGGTCCGCCAAGGAGCACCTCGACCCGGAGCATCGACTCGCCCCCGGCCGCCTCCCCGGCGGCCTGTGA
- a CDS encoding S9 family peptidase translates to MTTETAPPAAKRVPTERTHHGDTVVDEYAWLAAKDDPETIAYLTAENAYTEERTAHLAELRADLFEETRRRTRETDLSVPTRKGGHWYYTRTVEGQQYGVHCRRAVRDSETDPPLSADGAPLDGEEVLLDGNLLAEGHDFFSLGAFDVSPDGRWLAYSTDFSGDERFTLRVKDLTTGELLPDEVPDTFYGTAWSADASVLFYVTVDDAWRPNRVWRHTVGSAAADDVVVHQEDDERFWVGVELTRSEKFILIDIHSKVTSEVLVVTAGNPTGAPAVIAPRRQGVEYTVEHHGHRFLILHNDGAEDFALAFTSADTPGDWVPLIEHSPGTRLEAVDAFANHLVVSLRTDGLTGLRVLPIGGGDEYDIDFPEPLYSVGLDANPEYRTGQVRLRYSSLVTPDSVYDYDLVTRQMVLRKQKPVLPGPDGRPYDPAEYEQHRDWALADDGTRVPISLVCRVGTPRDGSAPCELYGYGSYEASMDPWFSVARLSLLDRGVVFAVAHIRGGGELGRRWYDQGKMLAKKNTFTDFVSCARHLVKAGWTASDRLVARGASAGGLLMGAVANLAPDAFSGIVAQVPFVDALTSILDPSLPLTVTEWEEWGNPLEDPEVYAYMKSYTPYENVASVDYPAILAVTSLNDTRVLYSEPAKWIARLRAVAPTGDYLLKTEMGAGHGGPSGRYDAWREEAFINAWIVDRLNRA, encoded by the coding sequence GTGACCACCGAGACTGCCCCGCCCGCGGCGAAGCGGGTGCCCACCGAGCGCACCCACCACGGCGACACCGTCGTCGACGAGTACGCCTGGCTCGCCGCCAAGGACGACCCGGAGACGATCGCCTACCTGACCGCGGAGAACGCGTACACCGAGGAGCGCACAGCGCACCTGGCCGAGTTGCGCGCGGACCTGTTCGAGGAGACCCGCCGGCGCACCCGGGAGACCGACCTGTCCGTGCCGACCCGCAAGGGCGGGCACTGGTACTACACCCGGACGGTGGAGGGGCAGCAGTACGGGGTGCACTGCCGGCGCGCGGTCCGCGACTCCGAGACCGACCCGCCGCTCAGCGCGGACGGCGCCCCGCTGGACGGCGAGGAGGTGCTGCTCGACGGCAACCTGCTGGCCGAGGGGCACGACTTCTTCTCGCTGGGTGCCTTCGACGTCAGCCCCGACGGGCGTTGGCTGGCCTACTCCACCGACTTCTCCGGCGACGAGCGGTTCACCCTGCGGGTGAAGGACCTGACCACCGGCGAGTTGCTGCCGGACGAGGTGCCGGACACCTTCTACGGCACCGCCTGGTCGGCCGACGCCTCGGTGCTGTTCTACGTGACGGTCGACGACGCCTGGCGGCCGAACCGGGTCTGGCGGCACACCGTCGGCTCGGCCGCGGCCGATGACGTGGTGGTCCACCAGGAGGACGACGAGCGGTTCTGGGTGGGCGTGGAGCTGACCCGGTCGGAGAAGTTCATCCTGATCGACATCCACAGCAAGGTCACCAGCGAGGTGCTGGTGGTCACGGCCGGCAACCCGACCGGCGCGCCGGCCGTGATCGCGCCTCGGCGGCAGGGCGTCGAGTACACGGTGGAGCACCACGGCCACCGCTTCCTGATCCTGCACAACGACGGCGCGGAGGACTTCGCGCTGGCGTTCACCTCGGCCGACACGCCGGGCGACTGGGTGCCGCTGATCGAGCACAGCCCCGGCACCCGCCTGGAGGCGGTGGACGCCTTCGCGAACCACCTGGTGGTGTCGCTGCGCACCGACGGGCTCACCGGGCTGCGGGTGCTGCCGATCGGCGGCGGCGACGAGTACGACATCGACTTCCCCGAGCCGCTGTACAGCGTCGGGCTGGACGCCAACCCGGAGTACCGCACCGGGCAGGTCCGGCTGCGCTACTCCTCGCTGGTCACCCCCGACTCGGTGTACGACTACGACCTGGTCACCCGGCAGATGGTGCTGCGCAAGCAGAAGCCGGTGCTGCCCGGGCCGGACGGGCGGCCGTACGACCCGGCCGAGTACGAGCAGCACCGCGACTGGGCACTCGCCGATGACGGCACCCGGGTGCCGATCTCGCTGGTCTGCCGGGTCGGCACTCCCCGGGACGGCTCGGCCCCCTGCGAGCTGTACGGCTACGGCTCGTACGAGGCCAGCATGGACCCGTGGTTCTCAGTGGCCCGGCTGTCCCTGCTGGACCGGGGCGTGGTCTTCGCGGTGGCGCACATCCGAGGCGGCGGTGAGCTGGGCCGGCGCTGGTACGACCAGGGCAAGATGCTGGCCAAGAAGAACACCTTCACCGACTTCGTCTCCTGCGCCCGGCACCTGGTCAAGGCCGGTTGGACGGCCAGCGACCGACTGGTCGCCCGGGGCGCCTCGGCCGGTGGCCTGCTGATGGGCGCGGTGGCCAACCTCGCCCCGGACGCGTTCAGCGGGATCGTCGCGCAGGTGCCGTTCGTGGACGCGCTCACCTCGATCCTCGACCCGTCGCTGCCGCTGACCGTCACCGAGTGGGAGGAGTGGGGCAACCCGCTGGAGGACCCCGAGGTGTACGCGTACATGAAGTCCTACACGCCGTACGAGAACGTGGCGTCGGTGGACTACCCGGCGATCCTCGCCGTGACCAGCCTCAACGACACCCGGGTGCTCTACTCGGAGCCGGCGAAGTGGATCGCCCGGCTGCGGGCGGTCGCCCCGACCGGCGACTACCTGCTCAAGACGGAGATGGGCGCCGGTCACGGCGGTCCGAGCGGTCGCTACGACGCCTGGCGCGAGGAGGCGTTCATCAACGCCTGGATCGTGGACCGCCTCAACCGCGCCTGA